CAGCAGGAGCTCTGAGATCTTCTGACCAGTATATTTAAGAAGGTTGGAGATGGGGGAGCAGAGAACTATATATGCCAGCCTTTGCAGCTCTATCAGGAACTGGAACTGGAGCAATTCAAGGCAGCTTTTATTTGGTGGACAGTTGAGCTGATAAGGTTATTAACGGTTGTCACCGACTCCAGGTTCAGCTTTGCAGATGGCAAGCTGCTCACAAGCATTTGAAATCCCACCGTTATCAGTGAACCACCACCTGACCTGCTCCCTTGCACATTTGAGCTTGTCGATGGCCCTGCTCCTCCTCCTTGGTCTCCCTTGCCATCAGGAGAGATGGTGAAACCTGATGGAAGTAGGGGGATATATGTGGTGTCTTCCCCACTCATTGCTACGTTAATTCCCTGGATATCAATAGGGGCATAGACGACAACCGATCCAGATGGGTCTGTACAGCTCTCTTGAAGTATCAACACGTTATTCTGGCTCGCATTGAAAGCCTGTTGGAGAGAACAAATTGCTATAAAACTAACCAACCAATCCATACACACCGTCGAAAATCATAATATAagatcaggaaaaaaaaaattttgaaaaaaaaaacctatccAATTCCAGCAAACTTACGCGGAAAATTGAAATACAATTGCCAGTATCTGACCCATTTGCAATTTTCGAAATCTCCTTCATTGAGTTGCCATTGGAGAGTACATCCCACTGTCAGAAGTAAGAACAGAGAAATTTTGTTAGTACTGATTGATTTGATATAATCCTCTCCAAACAGATGATTTATGTATTACCTGAGATCTATTTTTTTGGTCCTTAAAGAATTCGAAGACATCATGTGGAGGTACTGGAAGCCACAGAGAGGTTGCTGCACTGAGGACTACACCATTGGGATGGCCTGGATCTGAGCTTTTGTTAACTGTGACTCTAACCCCAACATCATGCAAGCCAGAAAGTGTGGTCCATCTGTGATCACTCGATGCACTAATGCTCGTGCAGAAGTTGTTAACCATTCTTTGGGCAAGTTTCATCACGCTTCTCTTACCTTCTGGTAAGAGAATTACTAAACATCACCAAAACAACAACCAGACAAGTCACTGATTTGTACACAACCAGTAATTGTTTGGAAGAAGATTAGATGTTATGACAAAGCCGAATCTAATACCTCCACTGATGTCTCGATTTGGTGAACTCATCACCATCAGACAAGCAAATCTCTCACACATTCTTTGAAGAGTGCTAATCCATCGTGCAGCTCCAAATGCCATTCCATTTTGAACAAGATCTCTGTAAATCCGATGAATTGGATTCTTGTCTTCTACTTCCACATGTTCCACCCAAGACACCTATAAAACATTTCCAAGAATTCAGATTATATAAGTCAGAATTTGTTTAGGTCTAATACAAACGCATGGCAGAAAATGCCAATATCTGATTTTAGTTATTCACTTTGGAGTATCCATTGGGCATGTCTTGAATCAAACATCCAGAAGGAAACTTCCAAGCGCGAGAAGGTGAACCAAACTGGATCTCTTGGGATAAGTCAAAGGAGACATCTGTTATAGCCCAGAAGCCTTGATCAATTGGCTGACAGTAACGGAGAAAGTAGGATTCTCGAGTAGGAATCAATGGGGAGAGCACCTGCATTTCTGTATACATCTGTATCAACCATTTTAAATCAGACAAACTTCTCCCCAAACTACCAATCAAATATTACTTTaattgaacaaaaaaagaaaaaaagaaaaaagcaggATACTCACTAGTTGCAGGGAACTGCTCCTGCTTCCCCCAATTCCAAATGTCAGCACCTCAATTGTCTTTGCCTTGGAGACAATTGTAGGGAATAGGTCAGCCCATTTGTTCTGCACTCAAATGAAACCTCATCAGATAATTAATAATAGAAAACACAGTTTACCAGTATTTCGCTTGTGAATAGTGGAATTATAAAATGGAGGACGGAGCTCACAGAGTCCATAAACATTTCAACCAATGCCATTCCATTCATCATCACCTCACCATAAGCTCTTGAAGACTCTACCCGAATATTGGGATTTTTCAACTTGTTTGGTTTTGGGAATATCTTCTCATAGTTTTCAATACTAAGCACATCTTTCCCATCAATTGGAGACTTCATCCATAATGACTCATTCATCTCGGAAAGCCTGAACAATTCTTGGAAGGCATTGGCAGCAACCTCTGCCATAAGTGACTTCTCCATATCTGAGATGTTTGTCTGCAATGTCAATGAGGGAACAGAGGACGAGCTTCCAGGAAGAAGTTCGAGATCAAGGGATAGTCCCCCAATTGGCTGACCTCCAAAACTCCCAACAGATAAATCCAATGGGGAGGTTGGAAATGGTTGCATGGGTGGGAATTGTGAGAAAGGTCTACCAATGTATCTTGACGCTATGCTTGATACTCTTTCAACCTGCAAGATATTCCAAAGACCAGAAGCAAATTAACAGACGAAAATCCATAAATGAATGGGAGAAGGCAGAGATGATCGGAGTTCTACCTCTTCTTTCAATCGGGCATTCTCCATTCGCAGTCTCTGTTCATCGAAATAAGAATCTTCTCCAACCGGAGAAGCCCCACAATTGGGGCACATTACATTCTTCATTGTCTCTCTAATTGCTACGTTTTCACATCGTATCTTATCATTTTCTGCCCTTAGAGCACAATTATCCGCACGCTCATGTTGTGCCTGAATTATACAAACAAAGACGATTTCCCATTTCATAAGCAGGAAAAAGTTGTATAGAAAAAACTACAAATAGCAGAAACACCAGACCCATAATCTGTTAAGAGATAAAATTGCGCGAGTAAAAAAACGGATTACTtcattcaccccaaaaaaaagaggaagattACCTTCATCTGGGTCCTCCTGTTTTGAAACCAGAACTTGATCTGGCGAGGTTCTAGCCCCAAATTCCTGGTCAACTGGCTTCGTTGATTTTCGTCCGGGTGTGGACACTCCTTGAAAACCCTTCATCCCCACAACAACAAAACCATTACCCTCGAAAGAACACCGTACACCCTCCTttacagagaagaaagaaaacccaatACAGAAAAAAGATTCCAATACTCACACAGTCATTTTAAAGAAAACACTTGCGGATCAAACTCTAGAGTAAACGAAAATCAGAATAATAAACTAGAAACAAACTCGTATCAGCCCAACAACAAACATCAGGTCAACAGTACTAAGACAGAAAGAGAAACTAGAATAGAAAAAGCCCATCAGGGACCCAAAAAGAGAAGGACCCAACCAcaggaaataataaagaaagcaAAACCCAACTGAAGAGTAAAAGAGCAGTTCCAGAAGGAAAAggtgaatgaaataaaacaaaatgaaaacacTATGTAACAGTGATCTCTTACGCTTCAAGTTCTTGAATCTGACGAGCTGTGTGTCTATGGTATCGCTTTTTATTCCTTTGAGGATCAGAGACATCTGGCTCCTCGCCGGACCAACCGCCGCTACCGGATTCCATTTTACTCACCACCACTACTGTGATGCTACGGCTGCTGCTGCCGATGCTGCTACTACTAtagctactgctactgctactgcttaCTACTTCCGTAGTTGCTGCTTATCATATTAATGAAGACTGACTTAGTATAAGCGAACCCAGCAGGTAGAGTCACTTTAAAGTCACCAGAAGAGCCAAAAGGAGAAGGGTTTTGGGGATTGGTTTGTTATGGGCTTGAATTGCCTCTGCTCCTCCTCGGGCGCTTCTGCATTGCCCATTTCATTTCAGGAGGAGAAGAAACGGCCGGGAAATCTGTGATATCAGCAAGAATCAGGGAGGACGAGAGATTCTGtataaatcaaatgaaattttttttctctgagAAAACTAAATTCCAAAGATTTGACAAAAGAGAAAAGCCGACCAGCCACAGAACACCCAATTTGAGCGGTAACCGACGAATTTTAAAGCCCCATCTTCTGAGAACTCGGATAGAAGCTTTTATATCCTTTTCTACCCTTTCgaggcatctctctctctctcatacgaGTACAGCTTCGAGCTTTTAAGACGAATTTACCAGTGATGTATTTATCGGCCGCCGGAGTTTGGCCTTTCCCGGTCATGTCATTTAATTTTAATGCTATTATTGTGCGAAGTTTGATCCATAACTCATATTGACTGAATTACCcctttgtttctctcttctccacaATTCCTACCATATGTGGCCAAAAGTCAAACCTTATGCTCTTTTATAGATATATGTAATTTAATGATTGGTTTTCCCTGTTCTTTTTTGTGTAATGTTTGGCTGTTTTAAGGACCCATTTGGCATATTAAGAAGCTTTGGATTCTATGAATGTGTATAGGACATTGGAGACTTTGAATATGGGCTATAGACCTTAAAAGATGTCTGACCTTCAATGTGGAGGACTTCATTAGAACCCCCTCCTCTTTCTCAAAGGGCATTCTACCAACTTCATCTCAACCAATCAACCGAAACTTAGCCCAAGTCTATAGGAATTCCAAGGTCCAATAGTTTCATGGTCATaatctttaaaaagaaaaaaattgaatgaatttttttttatttaattatgagaCCCTAGGACATCAGTCATGCCTTTAATAGGATAAGgatttacattttttatttgaaaatttcaagaAATTTCTTGGTACtagtaaagaaaaaaagaaagcaagaaCATAAAATTTTAACGTTACAAAACATAATGAGGAAACTCGTCAAAATCCCAACAAGAAATCATGAATGATTGCAGCAGATTATTTCTGTGAATACAAAAGAGGAAACTCAGTAAAACTCCAAAAACTAATCATGACGAATTATTGCCGTAAATATTAATAAAGTATAATGAGGAAACTCTATAAAATCCTAACAACTAATCATGACATGATACAAATCTATTTAAGTCCATGTCATTAATTTCAGTCGTTAAATGCTAATGTGAAGAAGGTAATGTACAATTATATCTTTTCTAGGGATAACTTACCAAAATACTCTTAAAGtcaaaaaaaaatgacagaaGTTGAAAAAGCAAAATACCCAAATCGCCCTTTCCCTTTCTCGAGTTGCAGCTTTGATGGTGTTCCAAGTTTCTCTTAAGCATGAATTTTCCACTTCATTCTACGTTTCAATCGAACAAGCAAAGAATCCGGAGCCAGACCAACAGGAAAATCGAACAAGCAAAGAATCATTTCTTTCCCCTAATAAGGCAATACAACAATATCATTAGCACTTGAACTTTATCAAGAAAATTGCAATCTGATCGTTAACATCATAAGGGTTTGCTTCTTTTTTCCAATCTggtattttgtttttgtgtttttgttttcctGTTCCTTCCGGGTCCTGGCAATGAAACCAGTacagaaaatggaagagattgTTACAATCACAGCATACCCCCAATAACTAAATAGGggaagaaaataagagagaagaaatctaGTAGCCTTGAAATATTATTGGAATCCTCCACTGATTCTTTTTCTCAATCCAACCTATTTACGACCATTCTGTTGTATATCAATTAAGGGAAAATAAATGGGAAAAATAGAAAATCCATTGCGAATTGTGAGCATTcgaattaattaaaaaaaaaaaaaagacatttaagaACGACAGAAGGAACAAATACCCGACAACGAGTCTATTCGCTCTAGCTTTAATTCCACCATTAATCGAGTGTTTCTCTATTCGCAGCAGCAGTTCTCATTCCTTACAATCTAATCCATCCTAGCTATCATTCTATCAGATATACAGGTTAGATCTGAACACTTATTTACTTTGCTGTTGTTTTGTTCTTTGGTGATTTtaagtgtcacacccccattccAACAAGGAGTAAAGTACAAATGAatgggtgactaggatgacacacgtcGTACTACCTCtacaggatcacagatacagtgtcccaaccACCGTCTTAACCAATATTAGATtacacaataatatcagagtgcagggaaaaagggaatattacatttcaagATTAGAATAAAGCGGAAGCGTTAGTACAGTAGTTACAGCATGTTCAATCGACTAAGTGATACATCATAGTTTTAACAGTTATCCGACTGACCATCATATAACTACTCAAAAAAATGTAATGTAATACAGATAAGAGTTAAGAGCAGGCGCAAAGCCCCAAAGAATCGAAAGAGAGAACAAATCCCCAGTATCAGGatggcccgtaggcacaatcgtcgcAAGGACATCCATcaccatgttcctctaacacagcctCTGGCTCCTCGGTGCCAATACCGTCGTAGTCAATAGACTGGACCTCGAGACCAGCCAAATAATCATCATCTGCATCAAACCTAAAAGAAGGTGTACATAGgaggttagctccactgagccagtgaggggatggggaatgcacatacgcacagatcacacatagtccatgatgaatgtagatGTTAATAGATTTTCAGCCTAGCACACAATCTAAGTccaggtatatgctactatgataacttggGAGTCACTATGGGTCACTTATATTATCGCCACAgtaaaacctcaattgtcacctaggggcctacgccggtcgaagccaccaaagcCACCCAATGACAGACCCCGATGATTAGGAGTCATCCTTGagctggcctctctcccccacaagcaaggagccctgatcacccaacacctaaacccctattggtaagggtcgtagtataAGGGAAATGAAACCTAGTcccagatatactacatgcaaatcctatcatctcgagaggtattccaggtgcatcaacgtcctattccatctagcaccGGGGTACCAACACGACACGACACATACAGGCCAAAATGACAAGCAATAAAAGTTCATAAACATTCCTGGGGTTCCGGTACTGGTACACCTAGCATCGTAACCCTATACAATAATGAAGCAAAACACATAACCACATTCGTGTCAATTCATAATCAAGGTAAACAATGCTAATATGCAATATGCTTATTGATGACACAAGTAGCAAGATAAATTTATATTTAATGATAAACAAACccaacaatcacccaaaacccactcaccgaagaTTCGCGTAATATTCAGATGTTTAGAAGAGGTTGCCAGATAtacaacaacaagaacaacaaccataaccttatcccaactaaatggggtcggctacatggatccgatagatGCTATGATAGCAATGGAAATAGGAGAAATAAAAGGAGTAAAAGGGAGTTAGAAGAAAATAGGTAAATGTAGAAGTCAAAGCAATATTCAAAGCAGCATCCTAGGAATAATCCCCTACAAGGGGTTGGCTACATAGGtctttgtcctccaaacaactctatttACGATCATACTAGGATcaagccctaccacatgcatatcctttcttaccacttctacaatagtcattttaggtctacccctacCTCTTTTTGCTCCGTCAagctgaatctggtcactcttatTGGTGCATCAATGGGTCttcgttggacatgaccataccaccgcAACCGGCTCTCACGGAGCTTGTCTTGGATTagtgcaactcccaaatcagttctaatacaatcatttcGTACTCTATCTCTTCTGGTCTTACCGTACATccacctcaacatcctcatctccgctacactcatctgATCTATGTTACTCtttttaattgcccaacattccgccccataggTCTGCTTCATTAGTCTTTTGCTAGATCTTAAAATGgtctttcttagtcttaatagctgcttggacctcatcatcccaccaccaagtctctctaggggCTAGTTGCATATCCTTTGAAATCCCTAGTACTTCTTTAGCAACCATCTTAATACAAGTCGTCATCTCAATCCACACCTCGTTGGTATCTCCCTcgaagtcccactttccttatAAAACTACTTTATCGGTAGAAGACTCTAAGAGAACTCCTTGTAGTTGcccccatcttatcttagggcaaACCTGTTTCACCTTCTTACGTTGCCTCGTACCAAGGTACATATCTAAGACCAGCAGTGAAGCTCTCTCTAGGTATAtccttacaatccttacatagAAGTCTATCAGACCTTTTAGTTAgtaagaaatctatttggcttgcATGTTATCCACTCTTGTAGGTAACTAAatgttcttctctctttttaaaaaaagtaTTTGTAATGCACATATCAAACCTTGTTGCAAAATGTAACACTGAgatcccctcttcattccactccccAACTCTATAGCCTCCATGAACTTCTTCATATCCTCTACGATCTTTGCCCACATGTCCGTTAAGATCACCTCTgataataattttctctcccTAACCAATACCTTGCACAaaaccatccatgtgttcccagaATTGTACTTTAACACtctcatccaatcctacttagGGCGTGTAGGCGCTAACTATGTTGATAACCTCGTTGTCTAGCACCAGTTTGATAGATAGGATCCGctctccaaatcttttaacatccccTACTTCGTTCTTAAGGTCTTTACCTATaactatgcccactccacctCTCTCACATTCGTTTCCCAAGTACCCTAGTTTGAAGTCATCTAATGCTTTGGCTTTGTGGCCCTTCCACCTCATTTCTTGAATGCATGCAacattaatccttcttctctgcATAACATCTATCAGCTCCATACTCTTACCTATCAAAGATCCGATGTTCCAGGATGCAAATCTAATCCTATGCTTATGACCAAGATTAGTATCAAAGGACATGGTGTAAGAAAGGATAATGGATActcaaaaaataatagaaaagaatgttcta
The sequence above is a segment of the Telopea speciosissima isolate NSW1024214 ecotype Mountain lineage chromosome 7, Tspe_v1, whole genome shotgun sequence genome. Coding sequences within it:
- the LOC122666932 gene encoding homeobox-leucine zipper protein ROC8-like, which codes for MESGSGGWSGEEPDVSDPQRNKKRYHRHTARQIQELEAVFKECPHPDENQRSQLTRNLGLEPRQIKFWFQNRRTQMKAQHERADNCALRAENDKIRCENVAIRETMKNVMCPNCGASPVGEDSYFDEQRLRMENARLKEEVERVSSIASRYIGRPFSQFPPMQPFPTSPLDLSVGSFGGQPIGGLSLDLELLPGSSSSVPSLTLQTNISDMEKSLMAEVAANAFQELFRLSEMNESLWMKSPIDGKDVLSIENYEKIFPKPNKLKNPNIRVESSRAYGEVMMNGMALVEMFMDSNKWADLFPTIVSKAKTIEVLTFGIGGSRSSSLQLMYTEMQVLSPLIPTRESYFLRYCQPIDQGFWAITDVSFDLSQEIQFGSPSRAWKFPSGCLIQDMPNGYSKVSWVEHVEVEDKNPIHRIYRDLVQNGMAFGAARWISTLQRMCERFACLMVMSSPNRDISGVILLPEGKRSVMKLAQRMVNNFCTSISASSDHRWTTLSGLHDVGVRVTVNKSSDPGHPNGVVLSAATSLWLPVPPHDVFEFFKDQKNRSQWDVLSNGNSMKEISKIANGSDTGNCISIFRAFNASQNNVLILQESCTDPSGSVVVYAPIDIQGINVAMSGEDTTYIPLLPSGFTISPDGKGDQGGGAGPSTSSNVQGSRSGGGSLITVGFQMLVSSLPSAKLNLESVTTVNNLISSTVHQIKAALNCSSSSS